The window CCCTGCCTGAAGGTGGAAGAAGAAGAAATACCGCGGTCGTTGCCGATAACCTTTCCGGCTTCGGGGCTATTTACCAGGAAGTTGACAAATTTTACCGCAGCTTCGAGATTCTTTGATGCGCTATTGATGGTATAAACCTGGCTTAGCTGGGGCCAGAGGGCCTTGGTAGCAGCAGCGCCGGGAAGTTCAATGATCTCCAAAACGTCAGTGGTGGCAGACTGGTAATTCCCAAACTGATTTGAAACAATGAAGCCGATGGCTACCTTGCCGGCGATAAGGGACGATGAATCGACGTTGGTTTCGGCATAACCGGCAGAAATATCCGCTGGGGGAACAAAGCCGTTATCCCGGTAGTCCTTGAACAGGTCAAGGAATTTCTTAGCCTCAGCTACGGTTACCTTGGTGGTTCCCGATACATCATCATAAATGGGAGTGCCATTCCAGCGGAGCCAGTAGCCAAAACCAGTGGAACCTGAGGCGGTTGAACCAAAATCTTCAAGGGGATACACTCCTGCGGGGAGTCTGGGTTTGATGGATGCAAGGTAGGCACGGAATTCTTCCCAAGTCATGGTTACTTTGGGCAGGGCTACGCCAGCTTTTTCCAACAGTGTCTTGTTGTAGATCAGCGCTGGAATGGTAGCGCCTGTGGATACTGCATAGAGGTGGCCAATAGTCCCGGCAGCAATGGCGCCGGTATCGATAGTGGAAACATCAAGAAGCCCCCCCTTGTAGGGATCCAGATTGAGGGGTACACCCTTGGCGATGTAATCGGGGTAGTTGCCGCCCATCTGGATAATGTCGGGACCATTCCCGCCGGCCAACTGGGTATCAACCTTGTTGAAGTGATCCCCTGTACCGCCTGATACTTCGATATTCACCACAATGCCGGGATTGGCAGCCTGGAAGGCGTCAATGGCGGCCTGGCTCGCCTTAACCCTGGCTTCGCTGCCCCAGAATGCCCAGCGAAGGACAATATTGCTGGGACTACTTCCGGTAGCGGCGCCGAAACCGCTGCTGCTTTGGCCGCCGCCGCCCGCAAAGACCATAGCAGCGCTCATCATTATAACAAGCATTACTAATACAATTTTCTTCATCTTGATACCTCCAAAAATTTATGGGATAAACTATCCCTTGATACCTGTAGTGGAAATCCCCTGAACAAAATATTTTTGCAGAGAAAAGAACAGAATAAAGCAGGGTACTATTGAAAGTACCGCCATGGCAAACATGGAACCCCAGGACGACATACCTGAAGAATCTATAAAAAGCCGCAGCCCCATGGGAACCGTATAGCCTTGAGGCGAGTTAAGGTACAGGAGCTGGTTGAAGAAATCGTCCCAGGTCCAGAGAAAGGTAAATAGCACCGTAGTGATAAGAGCCGGCACAGTAAGGGGCAGGATTATTTTAAGGTAGATGCCAAATTTGCCGCAGCCGTCAATGATGGCCGATTCGTCAAGGTCTTTGGGAAGGCTGCGTATAAACTGCACCAGAAGGAATACAAAGAAGGCATCAGTTGCAAAGAGTTTAGGAACTATCAGGGGCAGATAGGTATCGATCCAGCCGAATGTCCTGAAAATGATATACCGGGGAATGGTGGTAACATGCCCAGGCAGCATGAGGGTCAGCATCATAACGCCAAACCAGAAATTCCTCCCCTTAAAGCGTAGTCTGCCAAAGGCATAAGCCGTAAGGGAACAGAAAATAGCATTAAAAATCACGCAGAGGACACAGATGAAAAAAGAGTTTTTGAAAAAGGTGCCAAAACCAACAATACCTATGCCCTGCCATCCATTGACATAGTTCTGTAAGGTCACTGCCTTGGGGATGAGGCTCGGATCGCTAAAGATCGTATTCCCGGCCTTAAAGGAAGCGGCAATGAGCCAGATAACAGGGTAGAGCATCCCCACCCCGAGGATAATGATAATGAGGTTTGAAATGCCAGAAATGACAAGTTGCCTGGGTCCATTTTTCATTCTCCGCTCCCGTAACTTACCAGGGACCCTGACAGTTTGAAGGTCAGAACCGTGAGCCCGGCGATGAGAAGGAGGAGTACCCAAGCCATAGCAGAGGCATACCCCATCTCGTAGAAGGCAAAGCCTTTAAGGTAGAGGTAGAGGCTATAGAACATGGTTGAATCCAAAGGCCCTCCCTGGCCGCCCGAAACAATGAATGCTTGGGTAAAGGACTGGAAGGCGCTGATCATCTGCATTACAAGGTTAAAAAAGATGATGGGCGAGAGGCTCGGCAGGGTGATGGCAATAAACTGCTTCACTCTGCCAGCCCCGTCTACACTGGCAGCTTCATAATATTCCTGTGGTATTTGCTTAAGGCCCGCCAGGAAGATGATCATGGGGGACCCGAACTGCCACACTGCAAGAAGTATCAGGGTATAGAGAGAATACTTGGGGTTCGATATCCAGGCCGGGGGATCAACGCTGAAGACAGCCCTCAAAATAGCGTTGATGACCCCGTCTGCCGCAAAGAGGCGACGCCAAAGCACCGCAATGGCCACCGACCCCCCCAGGAGGGTGGGTATATAATAAATGGTTCTATAAAAGGGAATGAGCTTCAGCTTTTGGTTCATCAGCATAGCTATCGCCAGGGCAAAGACAAGCTTTAGGGGAACAGAAATAAACACAAAGCGGAGTGTCACAAAAAGGGAATTGAGGAACCGCGTATCCCTAGGGAACTCATCGTTCCCAACAAACATAATAAAAAAGTTCTGCAGCCCTATCATCTTAGGGGGCTGAAGGAGGTTGTACTGGGTAAAGGACAGGTACAGGGAATAGATCATGGGATAGAGGGTTAACACAAAAAAACCTAAGAGCCACGGAACAAGAAAAACATAGGACGAAAGGTTTTCGAGGATAATTTTGTTCAAAGGCTTGCTATTCATGTACATTCTCCCATTCCAGTATATATTTAATTAAAAAAACCTGCCAATCAAATATTGCGGTTTTCTAATCAGGTATTGCGCTTTTATTGTTCATATGGAAGAAGCGAGATTTTCCCGTTCCGGTAGACTGAGGGGCTTGCTCCGATATTGGCCTTAAAGAGCCGGTTAAAGGTGGCTATGCTCTGGAAACCGCAGATATAGGCAATATCCGTAACCGGCTTATCCGATTCCACAAGTTGTTTTTCCGCCTGACGCAGCCTGATGCGGGTAAGATGGCTGCGGAAACCCTGGCCGGTCTGCTCTTTCAAAAAACGGGACAAGTGGTATTTGCTTAAACCTATGCCTTGGGCTGCGTTCTCCAGGGTAAAATCGGGGTTATCATAATTATCAAGCATAAGCGAAAAAATCCGCTCAAGATGTTGGGTATTGTTTTTTTTATTAGCGATTCTTCCCTGGTCAGGCTGCTCGGCGGATATTTCCCGCAGAAAGATCACTGCTATCTCATAAAGTTTTGATTTTATCACCAGCCTGTAACCGGGTTTTTTTTGCTGATATTCCTCAAAAATCGCCATGAGAAGACCTTCCAGGCGGACATGGATGACGCTGTCCTTTGAGGGGGTAATGAGGGAGCGGCGGCTGAAAACCGGCCCCTGAAAATTCCGATCCTGAATTTCGAGGAGGGTTTCATCAAAAATTTCGAGACCGAACTGAAAGATCCTTACATAGGATCTTGGACTGGGGTCGAAAAAGCCATGGATGAGGCCTGTGTTTACTGTGATGATGTCTCCCTGGCTTCCTTCCCACTGCTGCCCGTTGATATAAACCTTGAGGGTCCCTTTTAATATATAAAGAATTTCTACACGCTCATGCCAATGGAGGGGAAACCAAAAAGGAGCTTTATAACTATCCCAAGTCAAAAAAGGGAAAGAGCGATCCAGCGGGGCATTTTCGTAAAAGGGCTTCTCATTCACCAGGAATCTCCTCTATTATTCTATATGATATATGTCAAATTGAAAAGGAGAATAATGTGGATATTGCCCCAATAAAGACCTCGGTAGAATTCAATACTTCGGACCCTTTTCTCATGAAACTCTATGATGCGGCCGATACCATGCTCAAACGCAATATCAAAAATTTTGCCGGACGACCTGTTCTTATCGAAGGAGGAGGCTATAATTCCATCTGGATAGAAACCCAGCCCATGGGGGGTGAGATGTATGCAAAGCGCTGCATGGAGGCTGCCATAAACAATGTACTCCTCTTTATGGAGTATCAGCATGAAAACGGCCGCTACCCTTACCGACTGAGCGTGGTTGACGGGGCCCTTGAGCCTGCTTATTTCCAATTTCAGGGATTCTGTTTTCCCCATCATGCCCTCAATCTTTATTACTGGAGCAAAAAAAAGAGCCCCCTCTATCTTGAAAAACTCTATAAGTCCCTGGAAGCCTACGACACCTACCTCTGGAAATACCGAGATTCTGATGGCGATGGCTGCCTTGAAATATGGTGCCCCCTGGATACAGGGGAAGATTTTTCCAACCGTTTTGCAGGGGCCACCGAGGCCCACTGGAATTGGCCCGGTGAAACAGCACCCAAAAACGATCCTGTCTTCCCCATAGAGTCTATGGATGTAATGGCCTATTCCCACGACGCCCGATCGGCGCTGGCAAAAATTTCTGCCATCCTCAATAACGGCAGGGAAAAGGAGTGGCTCGAAAAAGCTAAAAAAATCCGGGAAAAAATACATTCCTATCTCTGGGACGATAGCCGTGGCGCCTGCTACGACCGGGGCAGGGATAACGCTTTTATGCCCGCCCTTCAGCATAACAACTTGCGAGTCATGTATCACGAAGCTTTTTCAGAAAACATGGCCCAGCGTTTTGTAAAAGAGCATCTCCTCAACCCCGAAGAATTCTTTACCCCCATGCCCCTGCCTTCAATAGCAGTCAATAATCCGGTCTTCAGGAATATCAGCGAGAATAACTGGAGCGGCCAGTGCGAGGGGCTTACCTATCAGCGGGCAATCAGGGCCCTGGAGAATTACGATTTCTATTCGGAACTTACACGTATCGGGAACAAGCTCCTCGACTGTGTAGGGAAGCGGAACACCTTCCCCCAGCAGTTTGATCCCTTTACAGGAGAATTTTCCGAAGCCGACAAGCGGACCACCTACGGCCCTACAGCCTTGAGTGTCCTTGAATATATCTCCCGCTTTTACGGCGTCCATGTGCAGTTTGATGAAATCTGGTGGGGCGCCCTTGGCCGCGGCGAACACGAACTCTCCTATACCCAACATTGGGGCGGGGATTCCTATACCGTAGAAACAAAAGGGGGCAAAATATCGGGCAGCTTTAACGGGAATGAGATTTTCCTCCTCCCCCGGGGGCTCCGGGCAGCAAGCGATTGGCAGGGCCGGGTAAAACGCCTCATCAACGCCTCAGAAAAAGCTTTGGAGGCGGAGTTTGTCATTAATGGGGAAAAGGGAACTGTTCTGCTTAAACCCAACGAGATTTTTTTCAGGAAATAATATCCTTGCCGGGCTTCACCATGCCATCTTCATCGATCATTTCGATGAAGATGGGCCGTTCATTGGGGGTCTTGTTGGGAGTGTGCACCGTCAGATAGAGTTTACCTTCAACCGAATGGAAGAGCATGCCATGGCCCCCGTCGGCGGAATAAAGGGGATCTTTTAATTGCTTCCAGGGGCCTGTAACAAGGCCGCTCTCGGATTTTGCCAGCCCTATGCGATAGGCCCCGTCCGGGCCGAAGGATGACCAGAGCATAAGGAGGGCGCCGTTTTTGGCAGTGTAAAGGTTGGGGCCATCGGTAACATAGTTCCCCGGAAGGCGGTTTCGAGCCGGGTCCGGCTTGAGCGGGCTTGCCCAGGGCGCCTCACTGGCCCTGAACAGCAGCTCCGGCTTTCCCGCAGCCGACTTCAAGTCTTCTGTCAGAGGGAGGAGGCATATCTCGCCATCTGCTACCTGCTGCCATTCGTGGCAGAAGATCATCCAGGGCCGGCCCTCGGCGTCAAGGTAGAGTGTGCCGTCAAGGCATTCCCATTCAGCAGGAGTCACGGGCCCTGACGATCCTGAGGCATTCAGGCTCCATGGATTATAAGGGCCGGTGACACCCCCCTCACTTTTGAGGATTGCCGTACCGCGCCTGCCCTCTTTGGGTTTAAAAGTGGCAAACATATACCAGGAACCGTTATAGCGGTGCACTTCGGGAGCCCAGAAATTCGTTTCTGACCAAAAATCTTCGGGCGGACGGAAGACAGGGAAAGGCCCCTCAAATTCGGAAAGCCCTCCCCTGCTTATATACCCATCAAAACCGGTTCCCCGACTTTTCCAGATGTCTTTGTCTGTGGAGCCAAAGAGATAGTAGACCTCATCTTCCGGAACAACAAAGGGGTCCCGGATTTGTATATCCGAAATATGCATTCCCCCTCCTTTTAACTTTTGAGGGTTTTAGCGCACATTTCATCAAAGAGGGCCCGGCTATCCTTAAGGGGTAAAAGCTGCACTGCCAAGTCATGAGAAAACACCCGGAAGGCCTTTTCCCTATCATCTTCAAAAACGGCTTCTATAATACCTTCCTGGGCCAAGACATGGGGCATAACCAGGGCACGAATGTCGGCAGGCAATCCCTGGCTGACAAGGGGCTGAATGTTATTCTGCGAGAATGAAGCATTGGTTTCCACCACCACCTGGGAGGGCAAATCGGGCATCTGGCCATAGTTTGGCGTATTCACGTTGGTCACCATATTACCCAATCCAAGGAGGGCTTTCAATATCTTGAGGCCCTCTTCACCCGATTCAACAGCGGCCATAGTCTGCGTACCATCACGATAAGCCTTTGCCATTTTGATGAGCTTTTCACGGTTCGCAATGCGCCAGGACACTGGCGTAAGGGTAAAACCCCAACTTTCCGCCTGGGTTGCATTTGCCATATACCAGGAATGGGGGCAGAATTCCGCTAAATGCCGATCCCCGGCGGCGGCAATTAAGCCGTAACGGCGGAACAAGTCCATTTTAACGCGCTCGACAGAGGAAAATAGCCTGAGCCGCACCGTTTCGTCGGGATCAATCGCACCGGAACCACCAGCCGCAAAAGTAGTGGCAGCCTTGGCGCCTTTAAAGCCCGATTCAGCATATTTATCCACAAATTTTTTGTAATAAGGGAATATATCAATATTTTTCCATGAGGCTTTATCAATCCAGGTAAAATGATTGATGCCCAAAACACGGGTGGTAATGTCTTCGCGTTTAATGCTGCCTACAGGGGCCGCTCCAGCTTCTTCCAGTACCGCACCCAGGAGCTTTTGGGTGTTAAATACTTCGTGGCAACAGCCAAAGGCCTTAATCCCAGAAAACTCCCTGTAAAGCGTCCGGGTGCAGATAGTCATGGGATTGGTGTAATTAATGACCCAGGCATCGGGGGCGTATTTTTTTACTGAACGGGCAATCTCCCGGAACTGCGGTATGGTCCGCAGGGCGCGGATAATGCCCCCTACCCCGGCAGTATCGCCAACTGATTGGTAGATACCATACTTTTCACTTGCATGGACATCTACAGCCATTTCTTCAAAATCGCCGGGAAGGATCGAAACAAACACAAAGTCGCTCCCTGAAAGGGAATCTTCCAGGGAAGGATTGGCATGAAATTTCCACAACCCCCCATTGTGCTTCGCCATTAGGGCATTGCCGATTATCTCATTTGTCCTGGCATCTTCAGGTTTTATATCGTAAAGTTCAATGGTTCCGGCAATTTCTTTTTCAAATGCCAGATCTTGCATTAAGACCCAGGCCCAGTTGCGGGAACCTCCGCCAATATAACAAATTTTCAGGTGGTCGATATTCATACTGTCCTTTATAACTTATCCTGGTATTTTTTCCAAGTGAGCAATCCATAGCGTCAAAAAAACCGGCGCCGACCCTCATTTCTGGAACCGGCGCCGTAGTTGCTGCCCGGGCGTTAAGAGCTATCCTACGCCCGGACAATGTAACTTCGTAAACAAAATCTTTACATTAGGGTTTAGAAATAGTATCAACCCTAAGTTCCAGGTTGCCTCCAACGAAGGCTGCTGTTACAGTGTTGGCCTGCAAATTGATAATAGCGCCTTTCGTATCATCGTTGACGATAGTCGCTTCGCTCAGCTTGGAAGCCAATGCATCGGCGACACTGTCATAGAAACCCGGTGCCCGATTAAGCAAATATCCTGCTGCCGGCGATACAGTGATGGTTAGCCTGGGATTGGCAAATCCGCTTGTTACCGTACCAATTTCAGCAAATTCACTCAAGGCGGTAATAACATCTCCCGTTATTGTAGTACCGAAATACGGGCTAATTGACATGTATATATCACCGCTTGCAGCACCGCCTATAGCGTTTTCAAGAACCGATGTTCCAAGAAGACGTCCAAGAGGAATGGTAACAACAAGATCCATACCAGTAGGCATTGAAACAACCGAAGTACCAATTATCGTATAATTTTCATCAATAGCATTTATTACAGTCGCACCAATTTTACTGTCTACGGTAGTACCAACTGCGCTATAGATACCTGGCGTCGGATTGAACGAATACCCTCCAGCAGGCACAATAGTAATTACTATCGAATGATCACCGTATGCGGTAGTAACGATTTCTGTTGCATTGGCAATACCAGCCAGGAGGTCTATAACATCACCAGTAACACTGGCTGCATTTACAACCTCCGCTCCGGAAGCGGCGCTGCCCAATGCGGCTATAATAGTATTGGCATCGACATAACTTTGCCTTAATTGTACGGTAAATACGAGCTTCCCACCGGCAACTTCAATAATTATCGGGGTCATAACCGTTTGATAAGTACTGTCGACCTGATTAACAACAGCCGTACCCAACTTACTGGTTACTTCGGTATTGACAGTGGCATAGGCACTTACAACCGATGAACCCGAAGTAACCAAATTAGGATTAAATATATAACCGGCCTCAGGTTCCACAGAGATAGTGAATGAGTGCCTGGTAGAATTATACACAGCAGAAACACCTGCTGTTGCACCAGAAATATTTGACAAACCAACTATAATTCCACTGGTAACACTGGTTGCATCTGCAATGGTTGCCCCGCTAGCATTTCCAACACTGTTTAATGCAGTAACAATAAGATGGGGCTGGACGTAATTTATCAGCGAAACAGTAAAGACAAGGTTACCACCCGAAACCGCATAGCTTATATCCGTAAAAACTACATAGGCAGGATCAGTACCGTTCGTGATGAATGTAGTCCCAGCGGTAAATTTCGTCCTTAAAGCAGTAACTACTGTATTGTAGAAACCTTCTGTTGTACTAAAGAAGACCCCAACCGCAGGTGTTACCGTTATGTTAACCGAATGGCTGGCGGAATTGTATGTTGCATCTGCCGCTTTTGTCGAATTTGCAATAGCCCCCAAAGCATTAATAACAGCACTTGTTACAACACCGCCATCGCTAATACCAAGGCTGCCATTAACATCAGCAGGCGAAATTGCGCCTGAAACGGCCGCCGCTGTTATCGGCGCCTGTGCGAGTTTGATGGACACAATTACATTGGAACCGTTAACAACACCTGATATTGAGTCCTCAACAGTATAGCCTGCATCTATATCATTGGTTATGGTTAACGCGGCGGCTATTGCAGACGCAATACCCTCAGCACCACCCTTAGATACACCTGCGGCAGAAACTGTTATCGCCAGTGTTTTGGAAGCAGTAGTATATACCGCAGCATAGCCAAAGACTTCTGTCAGCGAAGCATCAATAGTCAAGGCGGTTGGAGAGACAATCGCTACTTTTGCAGCGTCCGCAACAGCATCTTTTGCAAGGGTGATCTTTACAACAAGCCTCCCTGCATCAGGAAATTCGGTTATCGTGGCAGTAACAGTGTCAAAATAGGCATAGCCATCGGTGGTAGTATCAGCATGATTGCTTGCAAATGAACCGCTAAGCTTGCTTTGAATTGCTACCGCGATTTTATCCCCTTCATCTTGTGTAAAAGTCACTGGATCGAAGGTTGTAGGATTATTACCAGCCAATGTATAGGTAATATATGGCGGTACCAGGGTTTCCCCATCCCCAGTCTTGGCTACATAGGCTAAGACTTGGGTAATATTGATTCCTTGAACCAATGTATTGGCGCCTGCAACACTGGTAAGCCGGGGAGCGGTAAAGGTACTGGTCCTTCCAATAGTAATGGGGGCGCTGTTAAAATGACTTAGTAAAGCGGCAGTAACTGCCGTCGGGTCACTGGTAGTGCCATTATCATCACTGGAGGAACTGCATCCTGCCACAAATAAAGCCAATGCCACCAAAATGCCGGCAAAGGCTAATACTTTTACAAATTTCTTCATTAGTTTTCTCCTCATAAAAGATAAATCCGACTCCCCTAAAGGAATCGGACGCCAATAACCTACAGCAAATTAGTGCAAATAGAACTCGCGGGGTTGCAGCATAGCGCCGACGTAGACTACCAGACGCTGGTGTTTCCCTGCGCCTGCTTTATAGTAATACAATTCAAAACCTTTCCGGTTGGTTGTATCAGTAAGAACCCAAACTGCCGGTTCAACCTTGTCTCCGGACAAGTCGCTGGCGGTTTCATAGCTATGAGTGCCTGCCAGGCCGGCGGGTTTTATCTGGCCCCAATACCTTCCGGTTAAGGTAACTGAATTACCCGACTCAAACAGAATTTCGGACTCGGGCAGTATATCATCGACCCACCTGGTCCCCGCAAAGGAAGCAACCGGGTTGTCATTATAACTTAATCCACTATCGCCGCCGTCCGAGGAGTCACTACAGGCCGTAAATCCAACAATTACGAAGGCGGCCAACATAACACCCAGGATCAAAAATAATTTATTTGACTTCATTTTAAGCTCCTCTTATTTAGGGTAATAAGGTCCAGCCCAGGACCAGGGCATCATCACTTTAATGCCGCCATAATGCCGATTATAGGAATTGGAACCACCGGGAACCAATACGTCAGTATAGAACGGGTCGGTATTCAAGTGAGACGCAAAGCTTACATTCATGGGCTTGTCATAGAAATACCAGGCCATATACTGGGCTTCACGTTCCGGTTGTATAGGATCAGTTCCATGCCCTCCGGTTGCCCGGTAGTTGAACTTAATCAGGTCTTCCGCGGATGCGGTTCTTCCTGCGGGGGTTATATTTCCAACAATGTCAGGTCCAACTTTCCCAGTAACGCCCAAGTCGATAAGGCGGCGGTACACGATACGGGCTGCCTGCATACTGATAGCATCCCCTTCGGAGCCATCGTTGTAGTCATTAAAAGTATTCCGCTCGATAATCGCCCTGGGATACAAAGACGCCACCAATTCATGATTGTCAAAAGGCAGCCGATCGGCATAACCATGGGAAATATCACCATTGATATCTATACCGCGAAGAGGCACATACCACTTATAGTGATACAGGAAACGGCGGAACACTTCATTGGCACGGCCGGGATTGTGAAGGACATTGTCCCCTATCAGCTCGGCGCCGCCAGAAGGATAACCGCTCAAGCTTCCCCAACTGTACTCATTGCCTGCCGCATTATATCGCCATGCCTGGGGCCCGGTAGCACCTGCTGCTCCCGGAATAGCAAGATTGATACGATCATCAAAGACAGCAGCCACAAAGGCGTATTTACCATTAATTGAAAAACCGTCGGTCACCAGCTTCTTATAATCGATAACATCCTTCATCTTCTTACCGATGGGTACTGTGGTACCAACGACTATACGCGCCTTTGCATCGCCTGCAAGTTCGGTTCTTTCTTCATAGACACCATTGCCTACGATCCGCTGGACACGATTAAAAATGACCGGATTACCACCTGCAGCAGGAGGCACCGCGCCGGTATCCAGGAAGAGCATCTGAATTCCGCCTGTCCCCAACTGGTCCGTAGGAGTTTCTGGCCTGTTCAATTGTCCAACAGTCCACCAGGTAACACCATCGGTGGACAAACGATCGCCCAAACGATAATTATCACTGGCAACAATATTGGAAATGGTTATATCCCTTTCCACGAGATCTATTTCTGCCGCGTCGTACAGGGCATCGACTGCACGGGAAGCGCCCCATGCCGCAGCCATCTCATTGCTAATCTCATAACGCTGGCCCCTTTCATAAGGAAAGAAAGAACGGAAGGTGCCCCCACGGGGACCCCATGCCCCAGCATTGCCACGAGCATCAGTTGTAACCGCAGTCGAAACCTGGACAATTGCAATACCCCGCTGCAAATACGACGCCGTACTTCCGGCAAAGGATACCACTACCGGCACAGCACCGGTAACGCCATTGGCTTGTTTTTGGGCTTCGGAAGGGAAAGAGAAGGTATACGCATTTGTCCTGGTTCCAGGCAGTGCTGTCACCCCTGAAATCGTTGTATCGGATGTTCCATCCCAACTTGCATGTTCGGTACCAGTATAAGTATAAGAAGCGGTAAGGCTATAAGCACCGGGTCTATTCTCAACCTTGCTGGGAAGTCCACCAACTATCCACCAACCAGGATGCTCCCAGTGGGCGGGTACGCTCGGGGTAGACTGAATTATTACCGAGTGGGATGCGGGTTCATCCGGAATCGGTCCGTATTCGTAGAGGGCAGCCAGGGCTTTAATTTCCCGTGCCCGCAGTTTCCAATCATTTGAATTGCTTACTAATGTTCCCTTCCTGTCGGTTAATCCGGGAATGGTTTCATTAGGAGTGATAGCACCATTAGTCTTAAACTTTAACGGATCAGAGAGCGTGTTTAGGCGATCCACTTCTTCGCCCTGAGCAGTTACGCCAAGAAGATCATCAGCCCATACCAAACTTACTATGGCAGCCTCAATCTGCTGCCCTGCCGCAATAACCTCTGCCTGAGGTACTGACGGTTCTACATGAGGACGACCCCAAGTGTCAAATTTAGTCAGGAGATCCTTTCCCTTAGCGATAGAGGTCTGCAAAGCAACCCAGGTGGCAGGAGTCCATGAATTTTCTACTGAATCGGGAAGATTGATCAGATATTCAGAACCCAAAGGAGGCCACCAGGCATCCCCCTTTGCCCAGCGGATGGGATTAGTAAGCATCCAGTCGCTAAACGCAAAGTCGTCGTTATTGGCAGCAGTATGACCGGTTAGCACGACAGTGCCCCAGTCTAGAGTTCCTTCCCTGTTATTAAAACGATACCCGTTGATCTCATGGCTCCAGAAAGTGACCGCCGTACGATTCTGGTTATTGCTGGGAGAATCCTGGATAAACACATCAAACCCAAAGTCCATGCCGTTCTTGGGATCAACACCGGCCCAAATCTCGATGGCCAGCCACGCGGTGTAGCCGTGAGCGTTTTCATAGGCGCCCCAATCTTTTATACGATCGGTAAATTCACGGGCTTCGGGTTGGCCAAAGGGATCGGCCCACGTCTCATCGCCGTTGCCAGTATCAGTGCCGGCATCATTCATCCGTCCACTGGCCAGTTTTCCACTGCGGCTGACTTTAACGAAGCCGTCGTCCAGGGACCACTTGTCGTATTTATCGTCCATAAAGTCAATGTTAAACCCAACCGCATCAAATTGGTTCCAAACACCCTGCCCCGGACTTGCCAGACGATTAAGATTTCCATCAAGAGCCGACGAATTGGAAGGCGTACTATCTGTAACATCCACAGCAAGATATAAGGTATACCCATCCCATACAGATTGCAAAACCCCTGCCGTGCTATAACCAACAGGCGCTGCCGTGCCGGAAGTACTCATAAAATGATTAATCGCCGCTGTTGGCGCATCATTCCATGCGGCGGGGTTTAGTGTACCGCTGGTAATTACCGGTACAGTACTGGGAACA is drawn from Leadbettera azotonutricia ZAS-9 and contains these coding sequences:
- a CDS encoding glycoside hydrolase family 43 protein; amino-acid sequence: MHISDIQIRDPFVVPEDEVYYLFGSTDKDIWKSRGTGFDGYISRGGLSEFEGPFPVFRPPEDFWSETNFWAPEVHRYNGSWYMFATFKPKEGRRGTAILKSEGGVTGPYNPWSLNASGSSGPVTPAEWECLDGTLYLDAEGRPWMIFCHEWQQVADGEICLLPLTEDLKSAAGKPELLFRASEAPWASPLKPDPARNRLPGNYVTDGPNLYTAKNGALLMLWSSFGPDGAYRIGLAKSESGLVTGPWKQLKDPLYSADGGHGMLFHSVEGKLYLTVHTPNKTPNERPIFIEMIDEDGMVKPGKDIIS
- a CDS encoding beta strand repeat-containing protein, which encodes MKKFVKVLAFAGILVALALFVAGCSSSSDDNGTTSDPTAVTAALLSHFNSAPITIGRTSTFTAPRLTSVAGANTLVQGINITQVLAYVAKTGDGETLVPPYITYTLAGNNPTTFDPVTFTQDEGDKIAVAIQSKLSGSFASNHADTTTDGYAYFDTVTATITEFPDAGRLVVKITLAKDAVADAAKVAIVSPTALTIDASLTEVFGYAAVYTTASKTLAITVSAAGVSKGGAEGIASAIAAALTITNDIDAGYTVEDSISGVVNGSNVIVSIKLAQAPITAAAVSGAISPADVNGSLGISDGGVVTSAVINALGAIANSTKAADATYNSASHSVNITVTPAVGVFFSTTEGFYNTVVTALRTKFTAGTTFITNGTDPAYVVFTDISYAVSGGNLVFTVSLINYVQPHLIVTALNSVGNASGATIADATSVTSGIIVGLSNISGATAGVSAVYNSTRHSFTISVEPEAGYIFNPNLVTSGSSVVSAYATVNTEVTSKLGTAVVNQVDSTYQTVMTPIIIEVAGGKLVFTVQLRQSYVDANTIIAALGSAASGAEVVNAASVTGDVIDLLAGIANATEIVTTAYGDHSIVITIVPAGGYSFNPTPGIYSAVGTTVDSKIGATVINAIDENYTIIGTSVVSMPTGMDLVVTIPLGRLLGTSVLENAIGGAASGDIYMSISPYFGTTITGDVITALSEFAEIGTVTSGFANPRLTITVSPAAGYLLNRAPGFYDSVADALASKLSEATIVNDDTKGAIINLQANTVTAAFVGGNLELRVDTISKP
- a CDS encoding glucosidase, with the protein product MNIDHLKICYIGGGSRNWAWVLMQDLAFEKEIAGTIELYDIKPEDARTNEIIGNALMAKHNGGLWKFHANPSLEDSLSGSDFVFVSILPGDFEEMAVDVHASEKYGIYQSVGDTAGVGGIIRALRTIPQFREIARSVKKYAPDAWVINYTNPMTICTRTLYREFSGIKAFGCCHEVFNTQKLLGAVLEEAGAAPVGSIKREDITTRVLGINHFTWIDKASWKNIDIFPYYKKFVDKYAESGFKGAKAATTFAAGGSGAIDPDETVRLRLFSSVERVKMDLFRRYGLIAAAGDRHLAEFCPHSWYMANATQAESWGFTLTPVSWRIANREKLIKMAKAYRDGTQTMAAVESGEEGLKILKALLGLGNMVTNVNTPNYGQMPDLPSQVVVETNASFSQNNIQPLVSQGLPADIRALVMPHVLAQEGIIEAVFEDDREKAFRVFSHDLAVQLLPLKDSRALFDEMCAKTLKS